CATGCTTCTATAAAATAACAGCGAAAAAACGGCTCACAGGTTCTGTTAAGCCGTTTTACCCAATTAAATTCTCTTTTTATGATAAAGCTTCCAAATCCTCAGCTTCAATTGTCTTTCCATCTCTCCAGATTCTTTCCAGATCATAGAACAAACGATTATCACGGTCAAACACATGGATAATGATATCGCCGTAGTCCATGAGTATCCAGTTGGCAGACTGATAGCCTTCCACCTGTTTGCAGACAAATCCCTTTTTTCCAAGTTCTTCCTCTACATTGTCAACCATGGCCTGAACCTGATTTGCATTGGTA
The nucleotide sequence above comes from Lacrimispora sp. BS-2. Encoded proteins:
- the rsfS gene encoding ribosome silencing factor; the encoded protein is MNQSVEMVKTAYAALADKKGEDIRIIDICKVSVMADYFIIASGTNANQVQAMVDNVEEELGKKGFVCKQVEGYQSANWILMDYGDIIIHVFDRDNRLFYDLERIWRDGKTIEAEDLEALS